From Camelina sativa cultivar DH55 chromosome 7, Cs, whole genome shotgun sequence, one genomic window encodes:
- the LOC104702551 gene encoding auxin transporter-like protein 3 isoform X1 — translation MAAEKIETVVAGNYLEMEREEENISGNNKSSAKTKLSNFFWHGGSVYDAWFSCASNQVAQVLLTLPYSFSQLGMMSGILFQLFYGLLGSWTAYLISVLYVEYRTRKEREKFDFRNHVIQWFEVLDGLLGKHWRNIGLFFNCTFLLFGSVIQLIACASNIYYINDKLDKRTWTYIFGACCATTVFIPSFHNYRIWSFLGLAMTTYTSWYLTIASLLHGQAEDVKHSGPTTMVLYFTGATNILYTFGGHAVTVEIMHAMWKPQKFKAIYLLATIYVLTLTLPSASAVYWAFGDQLLTHSNALSLLPKSGFRDTAVILMLIHQFITFGFASTPLYFVWEKLIGVHETKSMFKRAMARLPVVVPIWFLAIIFPFFGPINSAVGSLLVSFTVYIIPAVAHMLTFAPAPSRENAVERPPRMVGGWIGTYCINIFVVVWVFVVGFGFGGWASMVNFVRQIDTFGLFTKCYQCPPHKP, via the exons atggcGGCAGAGAAAATAGAGACAGTGGTGGCAGGAAATTACTTAGAaatggagagagaagaagaaaacataagtGGTAACAATAAATCTTCAGCTAAAACAAAGCTTTCGAACTTCTTCTGGCATGGAGGTTCTGTCTACGATGCTTGGTTTAGTTGTGCTTCAAATCAG GTGGCGCAAGTACTATTGACTTTACCGTACTCGTTCTCACAACTTGGGATGATGTCGGGAATTTTGTTTCAACTCTTTTATGGATTATTGGGAAGTTGGACTGCTTATCTTATTAGTGTTCTTTACGTAGAGTATCGAACTCGTAAAGAACGAGAAAAATTCGATTTCCGTAATCACGTTATTCAG tggTTTGAGGTGCTAGATGGACTGTTGGGGAAACATTGGAGGAACATTGGATTGTTCTTTAATTgcacttttcttctctttggatcCGTTATTCAACTCATTGCTTGTGCCAG caatatatattatattaatgacAAATTGGACAAGAGGACATGGACATACATATTTGGGGCGTGTTGTGCAACAACTGTTTTTATTCCTTCGTTCCACAATTATAGAATTTGGTCATTCCTCGGACTCGCTATGACCACGTACACTTCTTGGTATCTCACCATTGCTTCTCTCCTTCACGGCCAG gcTGAGGATGTGAAACACTCGGGTCCAACCACAATGGTGCTTTACTTCACCGGAGCCACCAACATTCTCTACACCTTCGGTGGCCACGCCGTCACTGT ggAGATAATGCACGCGATGTGGAAACCGCAAAAATTCAAGGCGATATATCTACTAGCGACTATATATGTACTAACGCTAACGCTACCATCCGCGTCTGCGGTTTATTGGGCGTTTGGCGATCAGTTGCTAACTCATTCCAATGCACTTTCTCTCCTCCCTAAGTCCGGTTTTAGAGACACGGCGGTGATCCTCATGCTCATTCATCAGTTCATAACGTTCGGGTTCGCATCTACACCGTTATATTTTGTGTGGGAGAA ATTGATAGGTGTGCACGAGACGAAGAGCATGTTCAAAAGAGCCATGGCTAGATTACCCGTGGTTGTGCCCATATGGTTCTTAGCGATTATCTTTCCCTTTTTCGGACCAATCAATTCCGCGGTCGGATCTCTCTTAGTTAGTTTCACTGTCTACATCATCCCAGCAGTGGCACATATGCTTACTTTTGCTCCTGCTCCTTCCAGAGAG AATGCGGTGGAAAGGCCGCCGAGAATGGTGGGAGGATGGATCGGGACTTACTGCATAAACATATTCGTGGTGGTTTGGGTATTCGTCGTTGGATTTGGGTTCGGAGGATGGGCAAGTATGGTCAACTTTGTTCGCCAGATCGACACTTTTGGTCTCTTTACCAAATGCTACCAATGTCCTCCTCACAAGCCATAA
- the LOC104702551 gene encoding auxin transporter-like protein 3 isoform X2 yields the protein MAAEKIETVVAGNYLEMEREEENISGNNKSSAKTKLSNFFWHGGSVYDAWFSCASNQVAQVLLTLPYSFSQLGMMSGILFQLFYGLLGSWTAYLISVLYVEYRTRKEREKFDFRNHVIQWFEVLDGLLGKHWRNIGLFFNCTFLLFGSVIQLIACASNIYYINDKLDKRTWTYIFGACCATTVFIPSFHNYRIWSFLGLAMTTYTSWYLTIASLLHGQAEDVKHSGPTTMVLYFTGATNILYTFGGHAVTVEIMHAMWKPQKFKAIYLLATIYVLTLTLPSASAVYWAFGDQLLTHSNALSLLPKSGFRDTAVILMLIHQFITFGFASTPLYFVWEKLIGVHETKSMFKRAMARLPVVVPIWFLAIIFPFFGPINSAVGSLLVSFTVYIIPAVAHMLTFAPAPSRENAVERPPRMVGGWIGTYCINIFVVVWVFVVGFGFGGWASMVNFVRQIDTFGLFTKCYQCPPHKP from the exons atggcGGCAGAGAAAATAGAGACAGTGGTGGCAGGAAATTACTTAGAaatggagagagaagaagaaaacataagtGGTAACAATAAATCTTCAGCTAAAACAAAGCTTTCGAACTTCTTCTGGCATGGAGGTTCTGTCTACGATGCTTGGTTTAGTTGTGCTTCAAATCAG GTGGCGCAAGTACTATTGACTTTACCGTACTCGTTCTCACAACTTGGGATGATGTCGGGAATTTTGTTTCAACTCTTTTATGGATTATTGGGAAGTTGGACTGCTTATCTTATTAGTGTTCTTTACGTAGAGTATCGAACTCGTAAAGAACGAGAAAAATTCGATTTCCGTAATCACGTTATTCAG tggTTTGAGGTGCTAGATGGACTGTTGGGGAAACATTGGAGGAACATTGGATTGTTCTTTAATTgcacttttcttctctttggatcCGTTATTCAACTCATTGCTTGTGCCAG caatatatattatattaatgacAAATTGGACAAGAGGACATGGACATACATATTTGGGGCGTGTTGTGCAACAACTGTTTTTATTCCTTCGTTCCACAATTATAGAATTTGGTCATTCCTCGGACTCGCTATGACCACGTACACTTCTTGGTATCTCACCATTGCTTCTCTCCTTCACGGCCAG gcTGAGGATGTGAAACACTCGGGTCCAACCACAATGGTGCTTTACTTCACCGGAGCCACCAACATTCTCTACACCTTCGGTGGCCACGCCGTCACTGT ggAGATAATGCACGCGATGTGGAAACCGCAAAAATTCAAGGCGATATATCTACTAGCGACTATATATGTACTAACGCTAACGCTACCATCCGCGTCTGCGGTTTATTGGGCGTTTGGCGATCAGTTGCTAACTCATTCCAATGCACTTTCTCTCCTCCCTAAGTCCGGTTTTAGAGACACGGCGGTGATCCTCATGCTCATTCATCAGTTCATAACGTTCGGGTTCGCATCTACACCGTTATATTTTGTGTGGGAGAAATTGATAGGTGTGCACGAGACGAAGAGCATGTTCAAAAGAGCCATGGCTAGATTACCCGTGGTTGTGCCCATATGGTTCTTAGCGATTATCTTTCCCTTTTTCGGACCAATCAATTCCGCGGTCGGATCTCTCTTAGTTAGTTTCACTGTCTAC ATCATCCCAGCAGTGGCACATATGCTTACTTTTGCTCCTGCTCCTTCCAGAGAG AATGCGGTGGAAAGGCCGCCGAGAATGGTGGGAGGATGGATCGGGACTTACTGCATAAACATATTCGTGGTGGTTTGGGTATTCGTCGTTGGATTTGGGTTCGGAGGATGGGCAAGTATGGTCAACTTTGTTCGCCAGATCGACACTTTTGGTCTCTTTACCAAATGCTACCAATGTCCTCCTCACAAGCCATAA